In the genome of Olsenella profusa DSM 13989, one region contains:
- the rpoD gene encoding RNA polymerase sigma factor RpoD — protein sequence MAKKSASAASTLPDRLQGVADTLIQQSASNGHKVSEDDIQIALADIDVDDEELSALYDQVRAKGVEITSEVESQDDATGPSDEDDLEGSDDLDDDQGLADDEEDVRRNEAREEARAANEILRSTSKNKQRKRSSRARARRTDASTVMLTGDPVRMYLKEIGKVDLLTASEEVHLAMKIEAGTEAADKLEAAEDGEIELTRAEQRRLMRIEQVGLEAKQALISANLRLTVSIAKRYVGRGMLFLDLIQEGNLGLIRAVEKFDYTKGFKFSTYATWWIRQAITRAIADQARTIRIPVHMVETINKLVRVQRQLLQELGRDPTPEEIGEEMGITADRVREIQKISQEPVSLETPIGEEEDSQLGDFIEDSTAVAPPEAASDSMLREQLEQVLDGLADRERKVIRFRFGLEDGHPRTLEEVGREFGVTRERIRQIESKTLAKLRHPSRSGRLKDFMED from the coding sequence GTGGCCAAGAAATCCGCCTCCGCAGCATCCACCCTCCCCGACAGGCTCCAGGGCGTCGCCGATACGCTGATACAGCAATCCGCATCCAACGGCCACAAGGTGAGTGAGGATGACATCCAGATCGCCCTTGCCGACATCGATGTCGATGACGAGGAGCTGTCCGCTCTCTACGACCAGGTCCGTGCCAAGGGCGTGGAGATCACCAGCGAGGTCGAGAGCCAAGACGATGCCACAGGCCCCTCAGACGAGGATGACCTCGAAGGTTCGGACGACCTCGATGACGATCAGGGGCTCGCTGACGACGAGGAGGACGTCCGTCGCAACGAGGCGCGCGAGGAGGCCCGCGCGGCCAACGAGATCCTGCGCAGCACATCCAAGAACAAGCAGCGCAAGCGCTCCAGCCGTGCCCGTGCCCGTCGCACGGACGCCTCCACCGTCATGCTCACGGGCGACCCCGTGCGCATGTACCTCAAGGAGATCGGCAAGGTCGACCTGCTGACCGCCTCCGAGGAGGTCCATCTGGCCATGAAGATCGAGGCGGGCACCGAGGCCGCCGACAAGCTCGAGGCCGCCGAGGATGGCGAGATCGAGCTCACCCGTGCCGAGCAGCGGCGCCTCATGCGCATCGAACAGGTGGGCCTCGAGGCCAAGCAGGCCCTCATCAGCGCCAACCTGCGTCTGACCGTCTCCATTGCCAAGCGCTATGTTGGCCGTGGCATGCTCTTCCTCGACCTCATCCAAGAGGGCAACCTCGGTCTCATCCGCGCGGTCGAGAAGTTCGACTACACCAAGGGCTTCAAGTTCTCGACGTATGCCACGTGGTGGATTCGCCAGGCCATCACGCGTGCCATCGCCGACCAGGCACGCACCATCCGCATCCCCGTGCACATGGTGGAGACCATCAACAAGCTCGTGCGCGTCCAGCGCCAGCTCCTCCAGGAGCTGGGTCGCGACCCCACGCCCGAGGAGATCGGTGAGGAGATGGGCATCACGGCCGATCGCGTGCGCGAGATCCAGAAGATCAGCCAAGAGCCCGTCTCGCTCGAGACGCCCATCGGCGAGGAGGAGGACTCCCAGCTGGGTGACTTCATCGAGGACTCCACGGCCGTGGCCCCCCCAGAGGCGGCGAGCGACTCCATGCTGCGCGAACAGCTTGAGCAGGTGCTCGATGGCCTGGCGGATCGCGAGCGCAAGGTCATCAGGTTCCGCTTTGGGCTTGAGGACGGCCATCCGCGCACGCTCGAGGAGGTCGGTCGCGAGTTTGGCGTCACGCGCGAGCGCATTCGCCAGATCGAGAGCAAGACGCTCGCAAAGCTGCGTCACCCGTCCCGCTCCGGCCGCCTCAAGGACTTCATGGAGGACTAG